DNA sequence from the Thalassotalea sp. 273M-4 genome:
TGCGCAAAACCTAGAAGAAATCATAGCGGCAACCGCTAATGTTAATTTTGCCAGTGGGAGCAGTCGTGCCCGCTTTTTCCAAGTTCGAGGCATAGGTGAGCGTAGCCAATTTAAAGAACCCGTGAATGCCTCTGTAGGGGTTATTATTGACCATGTTGATTTCTCTGGAATTGCCGGCGTTGCCTCTTTATTTGATGTTAAACAGGTAGAAGTTTATCGAGGGCCACAAGGTACTCGGTTTGGCGCGAGTGCGATGGCTGGGATGGTCAATATACATAGTCATGATCCTACCGATGATTTTGAGGGGCAGGTGAAAAGCATGCTCGGTAACTACAATAGCCAGTCCTTAGGTTTAACCTTATCAGGCCCTATTGATCAAGGCTTGGCTTATCGATTTGCCTTAGAGCGATTTGTCAGTGATGGATTTAACCAAAATACTTTTTTAAACAAAAAAGATACCAATAACAAAGACGAACTAACCGTTCGCAGTAAATTGGTTTATCAACCCAGCGATAAACTCACCTTGGATATGGCGTTATTTTATATCGACTTTGATAACGGATATGACGCATTTTCTCTTGATAATAATCGTACTACATTTTCTGACCAGCCAGGTTTTGATCATAATAAAACCCTAGCAACCAGTATTAAAGCAACCTATAAAGGTATGAAAGGGGCAAATTTAATTGCTATCGCCAGCTATGTCGATGCCGATCTTGATTACGGTTACGACGAAGACTGGACTTTTGTTGATTTTCATCCTTGGGGCTATTCTTCAACAGATCATTACTTTCGCACTAAGAAAAATCATGCCATTGATTTAAGGTTAGTATCTAAGCCCGAAGGTAAATGGTTTAACAACAGCACTGCTTGGGTTTTGGGTGCATATTTTAAAGACAGCGTTGATGATTTACGACGCCAGTATACGTACGAAGAAAGTGATTTTGGCTCAAGTTTTCAAAGTCAAAATCTTGCCACTTATGTGCAATTGGACAGTGATTTAACCGCTAAATTGGGGCTATCGACCGGTCTGCGAATTGAGCAACGTCAAGCGAATTACCAAGACACAAATGCCTTGTCTTTTAAGCCTGATGAAACCATGGTCGGTGGTCAAATCGCTTTAGCGTATCAACTTGCTCACAACACCAATGTTTATGCTTCTATTAATCGAGGTTTTAAAGCGGGTGGGGTAAACACTGATGGCAGTCTGCCAGATACAAATCGTGCTTTTGACTCCGAATACTTAATCAATTACGAACTTGGGGTAAAACAATCACTGCTTGCAGGTAATGCCACCATGCGAATGGCTGTTTTTTATATGGACAGAAAAGACATGCAAGTAAAAACCTACAATGCCATTGAACGTTCAGACGGTTCGCAAGAGTTTGTTGTATACATAGATAACGCCGCGAAAGGCAGTAACCAAGGCATTGAAGTTGAATCCACCTGGCATCTAACCAATAACCTTGAATTGTATGGCTCTGTTGGCTTATTAAAGTCTAAGTACATCGATTTTATCAATGGTAATGGTGAAGACTACTCAGGCCGTGAACAAGCGCATGCACCAAGTTATATGTACAATATGGGGATTAATTACTACCTAACGTCTCAGTGGCTAATTAATGTTGCGATGGATGCCAAAGATGGCTTTTATTTCTCCGACAGTCATCAACAAAAATCAAAGCCTGTTGAAATTTATCACGCCTCATTGGCTTACGTGCAGGACGATTGGCAAATAAAACTTTGGGGAAAAAACATAACCGATAACGATTATGCCACTCGTGGTTATTATTTTGGCAACGACCCTCGAATAGGTTATGACAGTCAAAACTATATTCAACTCGGCGCACCTGCCGAGTATGGCTTAACCTTTAATCTTAACTTTTAATGACGGCATTCGCTTTTTTACCGGCGATAGAGACATCAATTATGGAAAATATTCTGCTTTATTTTTTAAATTTGCCATTTTGGGAATTTATCGCCGTTATTTTATCAATAACGTATGTGGTGTTGGTGGCGCAAAACAATATTTGGTGCTGGCCAGCTGCGTTTATCAGTACATTACTCTTTACCATCATCTTTTTTGATGTTGCATTGTTGATGGAAAGTTTACTTAATGTGTATTACATGGCGATGGCGGTTTTTGGGTGGTATAAATGGCAGTTTCATCAACAAGGCGCGCAATACCAAGAGTTGCCCATTCAGCGCTGGCGTATATCCACCCATGTTAAACTGATTCTGGGTTTGAGTGTGCTGAGTTTGTCTCTAGGTTTTGTTATGGACAACTACACTCATGCCGATTACGCCTATTTAGACACTTTCACTACCGTATTTGCTGTATTTACCACCTATTTAGTCACCATAAAGGTGATTGAGAACTGGCTTTATTGGATGGTGATAAATGCATTATCGATTTATTTGTTTATCAATAAGGGCCTACACCCAACCGCATTATTAGCGTTTATAAACTTTGTTATGTGCTTTGTAGGTTGGGTTAAATGGCATCAGGTGTTTAAGCAACAAAGAGGTGATCAACTCGCTGCACTAAAGCTGTCTTAACATCGCCTAGAGGGCAAAACAATATCGTCATATTTAGCAGGGATTAAACAAACGTGAGCATTGTCGAACTCAAGCGCATATTAGAGTCTCTAATACCAAAACAAAATATTATTTGCATCGAAGTCATTACGACGGGGCAAAGCCACTTTTGTTTTAAGGTAGAGTGTCGCGATACCACCTTATTTGTAAAAGCGTATAAAAGAGATACACCAAATCTCTCGAGTGTGTTTTACAATGCACTGCAATGCCAGACTTTAGCGGCTCAAAATGGCGTTTCTGCTCGAGTCCTACACAGTTGCGATCAACAATTTGTGATGATCAGCGAATTTATTGATGGGGTAAGTCTTGGCCAGAGCAATCTTAACAACGCGAATAAACTTAGCATCCTTGCTTTGGCGTTAGCCCAAACCCATCAATTGCCGATCAGCTCCCTTACCAATGTGGTAAGGGTCGATATTGTAGATTCTGTTTATCAAGCCATACGACAAAGCCCGATACAAGCAAATACAAAACAGCTTTTGCAAGACAAACTAGACAACCTAGCAAAACCGTGGGCGCAGGGCATAAAAAAGAGTGTGGTGACAGAAGGTCAGCTGCCACAAAATATAGGGTTAATTCATGGGGATTTGAACTTTAATAACCTGCTACTCAATCCTGATATGTGCAATATTTCTTTGGCCAATACAACAAAAGGGCTGGCGCAAGCAACACATTCTAAAGTCACTACGACTCTCAGTTCAGGTTATATCATAGATTGGGATTGGGCCTGCTTAGGCCCAATTGAGTACGATATAGCGATGGCATGCTCTATAAATCGTTTATCAACCCTAGAACAATCTCAGTTATTGGCTGTTTATCAAAAATATTCCGTTAACCCTTATCACATCAATACATCAGTGGTTACGCGTTACTTGGTTGTTGCTCATATAGTTAACTTTCTCTGGTATTTGGGTGAAAGTAACACGCTGTCGGTTAAGACCCAAAAGCACTGTTTACATTATTATGCTAAATGTTTGGATTTACCTAATTTTTCTCTGTAGCCGTGTTTTAAATTTGATACAGGGAGATAAAAATCAAGGTTTTGAGACAAAGAGCTTTAAACCTACGGTAAATTACAGTGAAGTAAGCTAGTAGCTAAGTAATAATTTACTTAGTTATTTTTATTTACTGAGTAGTATTTTGAATTGGCATGAAATTATAGAAAACCGTAATCGTTTTTTTTGGCTATTGCATATCGGCGGTTGGGTCGGTTTTGGTTTAGTTCACTATCTAGGTTCTTTATTACACGATTTAAGAGACCTATTCACTTGGGTTATTTTCTTACAAGCGTACGCCGGGGCCATTTTTTCATACCCACTTCGTTTTGTTTATCAAAAAGCATGGAATCTAACCCCACTAAAAATCGCCTTAGTGATGATTGTGTCTTCTTATGTTGCCGGCCTGCTATGGCAAGTGGTCAAAAATGTCACCTACTGGGAAATCTATAAGCACGGTTTTAGACCTGACTTTTGGTTATATTACACTCAATCGACTCTTTGGTCGTTTTATATCATGCTCAGTTGGAGTGGTTTGTACTTTGGTATTAAATACTACCAAATGCTTCAACAAGAAAAGCAAAAAGTACTGAGTGCAAATAATATGGCCAATCAAGCTCAGCTTAAAATGTTGCGTTATCAACTCAACCCACATTTTTTATTTAATACCTTAAATGCGATTTCGACGCTGATTTTAATCAATGACAATAAAACCGCTAATGGCATGGTTTCACGGTTAAGTGAGTTTTTACGCTATTCATTAGAGCTTGATCCAATGAAACAAGTGACATTGAATCAAGAAGTAAAAGCCTTAGAGCTCTACTTAGATATTGAAAAGGTCCGTTTTGGCGATAGGTTGCAAGTTGAATATCAAGTTCAAAAAGATTGTAATAAAGCCTTAGTGCCCAGTCTTATTCTCCAGCCCATTGTTGAAAATGCGATAAAACATGCAATTGCCATGAAAGAAAGTAATGGCGTTATTGCCATTAAGGTAGGGCACTTTGCTAATGACCTACAAATTGAAGTCAGTGACAATGGCCCCGGTGCTGAAATTATTAATGGAAATCTGTTTCGGGAAAATGGGGTTGGCCTTGCAAATACTCGAGAACGTCTATCGGCGCTGTATGGTGAAAATTATTCACTTGTAGCTAGTGACAATATCCCTTCAGGGGTTAAAATAAGCATAAGAATTCCTTTTCAACAAAAATACAATAATGAATGATTCGCTAAAAACACTTATCGTCGATGATGAAGTACTGGCTCAAAGAGGGTTAGAAATCCGTTTACAACCCTTTGAAAAGATAGAAATCATTGGATGCTGCTCAACAGGGCGCACAGCCATTGAGAAAATCGTAGAGCTAAAACCCGACCTTGTGTTTTTAGACATTCAAATGCCTGGGTTAAATGGCTTTGAGGTTGTAAAAGAACTTAAAGATGTGATGGACGAAATGCCGCGCATTGTGTTTGTTACGGCCTTTGATCAATACGCCATAAAAGCCTTTGAAATCCACGCCATCGATTACCTGTTAAAACCGGTGAATCATGACAGGTTAACCCTGGCCATTGAAAAAGTGGCGAAAGATATCGCGCAAGCGCAAGACAGTGAGCATAAAGAAAAGTTGGTTCAATTTGTCAGCGAAATCACCGGTAATGATTGTGAACAAATATTACAAGAATTGGCGAATAACACCCCGGTATCGATAAATTCCTACCCTCAAACCCTCGCTATTAAGGATGTTGGGGAAACCAGCTTAGTTTTGACCAAAGATATTCTTTGTATTGATGCCGCGGGTGATTACATGTGTGTCCATACCAATAGTGACACCCATATTTTGCGTAAAACAATGAAACAGCTAGAAGAAATGCTCGACCCAAAAATGTTTTTACGTATTCATCGCTCGTGCATCGTTAATAAGCAATATATCGATAAATTTGGAAACCATGTAAATGGTGAATACTATTTGATTTTGACCAATCAAAAAGAGCTCAAAGTCAGTCGTAGCTATAAAGATAAAGTGAAACAAGCCATTTTAGGTTAGAGTTTTAATGGCGGCTGATATGTTAACGTCAGCGGACTTACAAGGGTGCCAACAATAACGCATCTTTTTGCTATGGTTAGATAACTTCGACTACATTCGCTAAAACCAACAAAAAATTTTATCCTGCCTAAGTTTTCCCATCTATAATTGATGGGAAATACGGTTTTACCCAATAAAAAGCCTTGTAAAATACAGAATGTTGTTTTCTTACTAAAAACGCGCTTTATTAAAACCATAAACCAAACAAAATTTGTTTGTAATCAAAAAAAAATTAATATTAATTTACATTCGTAATGGTATTTATTGCCTTGGTTAACAGGGATTTGATAGACTCTAGTTAACTTTTAAA
Encoded proteins:
- a CDS encoding TonB-dependent receptor, with the protein product MNTKTSSLYCACLGTLIPFSPNTFANTTVEQTSSVSESAIESIEVIGDFRQQTINKVPASLSILTEQQFSARNAQNLEEIIAATANVNFASGSSRARFFQVRGIGERSQFKEPVNASVGVIIDHVDFSGIAGVASLFDVKQVEVYRGPQGTRFGASAMAGMVNIHSHDPTDDFEGQVKSMLGNYNSQSLGLTLSGPIDQGLAYRFALERFVSDGFNQNTFLNKKDTNNKDELTVRSKLVYQPSDKLTLDMALFYIDFDNGYDAFSLDNNRTTFSDQPGFDHNKTLATSIKATYKGMKGANLIAIASYVDADLDYGYDEDWTFVDFHPWGYSSTDHYFRTKKNHAIDLRLVSKPEGKWFNNSTAWVLGAYFKDSVDDLRRQYTYEESDFGSSFQSQNLATYVQLDSDLTAKLGLSTGLRIEQRQANYQDTNALSFKPDETMVGGQIALAYQLAHNTNVYASINRGFKAGGVNTDGSLPDTNRAFDSEYLINYELGVKQSLLAGNATMRMAVFYMDRKDMQVKTYNAIERSDGSQEFVVYIDNAAKGSNQGIEVESTWHLTNNLELYGSVGLLKSKYIDFINGNGEDYSGREQAHAPSYMYNMGINYYLTSQWLINVAMDAKDGFYFSDSHQQKSKPVEIYHASLAYVQDDWQIKLWGKNITDNDYATRGYYFGNDPRIGYDSQNYIQLGAPAEYGLTFNLNF
- the pnuC gene encoding nicotinamide riboside transporter PnuC produces the protein MENILLYFLNLPFWEFIAVILSITYVVLVAQNNIWCWPAAFISTLLFTIIFFDVALLMESLLNVYYMAMAVFGWYKWQFHQQGAQYQELPIQRWRISTHVKLILGLSVLSLSLGFVMDNYTHADYAYLDTFTTVFAVFTTYLVTIKVIENWLYWMVINALSIYLFINKGLHPTALLAFINFVMCFVGWVKWHQVFKQQRGDQLAALKLS
- a CDS encoding sensor histidine kinase, with amino-acid sequence MNWHEIIENRNRFFWLLHIGGWVGFGLVHYLGSLLHDLRDLFTWVIFLQAYAGAIFSYPLRFVYQKAWNLTPLKIALVMIVSSYVAGLLWQVVKNVTYWEIYKHGFRPDFWLYYTQSTLWSFYIMLSWSGLYFGIKYYQMLQQEKQKVLSANNMANQAQLKMLRYQLNPHFLFNTLNAISTLILINDNKTANGMVSRLSEFLRYSLELDPMKQVTLNQEVKALELYLDIEKVRFGDRLQVEYQVQKDCNKALVPSLILQPIVENAIKHAIAMKESNGVIAIKVGHFANDLQIEVSDNGPGAEIINGNLFRENGVGLANTRERLSALYGENYSLVASDNIPSGVKISIRIPFQQKYNNE
- a CDS encoding LytR/AlgR family response regulator transcription factor is translated as MNDSLKTLIVDDEVLAQRGLEIRLQPFEKIEIIGCCSTGRTAIEKIVELKPDLVFLDIQMPGLNGFEVVKELKDVMDEMPRIVFVTAFDQYAIKAFEIHAIDYLLKPVNHDRLTLAIEKVAKDIAQAQDSEHKEKLVQFVSEITGNDCEQILQELANNTPVSINSYPQTLAIKDVGETSLVLTKDILCIDAAGDYMCVHTNSDTHILRKTMKQLEEMLDPKMFLRIHRSCIVNKQYIDKFGNHVNGEYYLILTNQKELKVSRSYKDKVKQAILG